GAAGAAGCACTCGCCCTCGCCAATATGGATTTCACCCACGTGGTCAGAACATGGTTCTACAACAAAGACATGCTGCAATGGTACGACAGTTTCAATGAAGTGCGCACCGCCTTTTTTCAGGAGCGGGGTCTTTTTGACCGCTTCGTACCCGCGAGCACGGGCATCGGCTGCCGGAACGGAAAGGATGCCGCTTTGATCGCCGGAGTTTTGGCAGTTGCCGCCCATAGCCAATCGCTGACCCCCACGGAAGTGCTCTCCCCCTTGCAATGTCCTTCCTTTGAATACGGCAGCGCCTTCAGCCGCGCCATGGAATTTACGGCAGGCGGACTGCGCCGTCTATACATATCGGGAACGGCAAGTATTGAGCCAGGCGGCTTAAGTGTTCACTTAGGAGATGTGCGCGCCCAGATAGAACTTACCTTGGATGTGGTGGAAGCCATATTGGTATCTCGCGGCATGACCTGGGACTGTACGACGCGAAGCATCGCTTATTTTAAACACGCGGAAGACGCGCCTAACTTTGCAACTGCCTTGAAAGAGCGGGGTATGCCCTCACTGCCGGGCGTTATTGCGCACACTGATATTTGTCGTGATGATCTTTTGTTTGAATTGGAGCTTGATGCCATCCATCCCGCCGGCTGAATCGCCGTAAGCGCCCAACACGCCACGACAGCGTCCTCGAATCTTTGGGCTGCGGGCGCTATGCGGCTCCCATGCCGGTCTATTCGATGTGCATCAACCCGAAGGACATGGTCGCTTCCGCAGCAACAACATCATCCACCAATGCCACGGCTTTAATTTTGCACGCATTATGGCGATAGTGGACCATTTCCGCCTTCAGCACAAGCTGATCTCCGGGGACGACCGTGTCCCGGAAGCGCGCTCGCTCCACCCCCATCAAAAATGCCAGGCGTCCGTTCGCCTCGCCATTTTCTCCGAAAACGAGTACTGCCGCCACTTGTGCCATGGCTTCAATAATGAGTACGCCGGGCATAACGGGAATATTGGGCCAATGCCCTTGGAAAAAAGGCTCATTAACGGTAACGTTTTTGATACCGGTCACCGTCTTCAACGGTTCATAGCTGAGGATGCGATCGACGAGCAAAAAAGGATAGCGGTGGGGCAAGATCTTCATGATCTTATTGACATCCAAGGCGGGCGGCGTGCGCCGCAGTTTATGCTTATAGGAACGCACTTCGCTGTCGGGATAGGTTCGCGCATAGACCTTTTGGATCTGCTTCGAAAAATTCACGTTCTTTTCATGACCGCATTTAACGCCGATAATATGCCCTTTTAGAGGCGCGCCCAACAGGTAGGTATCACCGAGCAGATCAAGAATCTTGTGACGCACGAATTCATCGGGGAAACGGAGATCATCATTGAGAATGCCGTCATCATTGATCACCACGGCACTTTCTAAGCTGCCGCCCTGGATCAATCCGGCATCCTGCAACATTTTCACTTCCCGTAAAAAACAAAAGGTACGCGCCGGCGCCAATTCATTTTTGAAAGTATCTTCCGTAATCGTGAAGGAGGCGTATTGCGTGCCCACAGTGGGATGGTCATAAGCAATGGTCATGGTGACGCGCAGATCGTCGGAAGGCAATATGCTCAGTGTCACATCGTCTTTGCGATAATAAACGGGGTGATCCACGCGGATATATTGCTTGTCTGCTTCCAAGTCCACAATACCTGCGTTAAGCAGGGTATTCATGACCGGCAGGGCGCTGCCGTCACCGACAGGAATCTCATCGGCGTCGACCTCAATAATCAGATTGTCGATGCCCAGCCCCGCGAGGCTTGACATGGCGTGCTCAATGGTATGGATTTTCGCATCGCCGATACCGATGGTCGTGCCTCGTGCCACGTCCACCACATTATCCACGAGGGCGGGTATGGCCTGTACAGGATCCAAGTCGACCCGATAAAACACGATTCCTGAGTCTGCCGGTGCGGGTTTAAAAGTTACTGTCGTTAAATTACCTGTATGCAGCCCCACGCCGTCATAGGAGGCTTCTTTAGCGATTGTTCGTTGTTTCATTTCCTTGTGCGTCTTTCAATGCCTCTATCGTTCGCTCCAGCTCTCTCACACGCCGAAGCAGTTCAGGCAGTTTTTGTTGTGCCACAAGTACACGCCGCTGTAAGGCATGGTCTATAGCCGGGAAACCCGATACAACCTGACCTTCGCCAATACTGCGGGTTACTCCGGCTCGACCGCCGATGGTCGTTCCTTTGCCGATGGTTATATGTCCCGCGAGCCCCGCATCGGCACCAATGGAAACATGGTCGCCGATTTGCGCGCTTCCCGAAACTCCGGCTTTCCCGGCGATGGCGCAATGCTTACCTAGTTGAACATTGTGCCCTATTTGTACGAGATTGTCAATCTTTGTACCACTGCCAATGGTCGTAGTGCCAAAGGTGGCACGGTCTACAGTGGTGTTGCTGCCTATCTCTACATCATCGCCAATTGAAACAGTGCCGATCTGGGGAATCTTATGCCAGCTGCCGCCAATAGGGGCAAACCCAAAACCGTCACTGCCAATACATGCGCCGGCATGAATTATACAACGTTTACCAAGCACAGTATCTTCCCGGAGTACTACGTTTGGATAAAGAATCGTGTTATCTCCCACCCGACAGCGTGCGCCGACATAGACCCCCGGATAGATAATTACGTGATCGCCGATCTGCGCGTTGGCGGCAATGGAGACGTGCGCGCCGATAGTGACCTCTTCCCCG
This portion of the Candidatus Hydrogenedentota bacterium genome encodes:
- a CDS encoding bifunctional UDP-3-O-[3-hydroxymyristoyl] N-acetylglucosamine deacetylase/3-hydroxyacyl-ACP dehydratase, translating into MKQRTIAKEASYDGVGLHTGNLTTVTFKPAPADSGIVFYRVDLDPVQAIPALVDNVVDVARGTTIGIGDAKIHTIEHAMSSLAGLGIDNLIIEVDADEIPVGDGSALPVMNTLLNAGIVDLEADKQYIRVDHPVYYRKDDVTLSILPSDDLRVTMTIAYDHPTVGTQYASFTITEDTFKNELAPARTFCFLREVKMLQDAGLIQGGSLESAVVINDDGILNDDLRFPDEFVRHKILDLLGDTYLLGAPLKGHIIGVKCGHEKNVNFSKQIQKVYARTYPDSEVRSYKHKLRRTPPALDVNKIMKILPHRYPFLLVDRILSYEPLKTVTGIKNVTVNEPFFQGHWPNIPVMPGVLIIEAMAQVAAVLVFGENGEANGRLAFLMGVERARFRDTVVPGDQLVLKAEMVHYRHNACKIKAVALVDDVVAAEATMSFGLMHIE
- the lpxD gene encoding UDP-3-O-(3-hydroxymyristoyl)glucosamine N-acyltransferase — encoded protein: MEMTVGQIAQLVGGIVEGDASVRVCGVNSLAEATEADLTFARSPQYFSELLKSRAAAALAPQSVPDAPMPIIRVAQPDVAFLSIVQHMAPPITHPSPGVHSSACIDATAQIGEEVTIGAHVSIAANAQIGDHVIIYPGVYVGARCRVGDNTILYPNVVLREDTVLGKRCIIHAGACIGSDGFGFAPIGGSWHKIPQIGTVSIGDDVEIGSNTTVDRATFGTTTIGSGTKIDNLVQIGHNVQLGKHCAIAGKAGVSGSAQIGDHVSIGADAGLAGHITIGKGTTIGGRAGVTRSIGEGQVVSGFPAIDHALQRRVLVAQQKLPELLRRVRELERTIEALKDAQGNETTNNR